One genomic region from Cucumis melo cultivar AY chromosome 9, USDA_Cmelo_AY_1.0, whole genome shotgun sequence encodes:
- the LOC103498630 gene encoding thaumatin-like protein 1b, translating to MAFQMLLFRLSIILFSISGVYSVDFIIKNNCKVPIWPGALTGAGNPISTTGFRLLPGSTTTATVDVSTTQWSGRFWARTLCSMGANGKFACATADCGSGQITCNGAGAIPPATLVEFTIATNLGQDFFDISLVDGFNLPVSVTPIGGSSGCQPVVCARSVNPVCPPELAVKSPRGLVIACKSACMAFNTPEYCCSGDHNRPETCPPTNYSKIFKAQCPQAYSYAYDDKTSTFTCSGGANYAITFCP from the exons ATGGCATTTCAAATGCTTTTGTTTAGACTTTCAATCATCCTATTCTCCATTTCAG GAGTTTACTCTGTCGATTTCATCATTAAAAACAATTGTAAGGTTCCAATCTGGCCGGGAGCCTTAACCGGCGCTGGCAATCCAATCTCCACCACCGGCTTCAGACTACTCCCTGGCTCAACCACAACAGCAACCGTCGATGTATCAACAACGCAGTGGTCGGGGCGGTTCTGGGCTCGAACCCTTTGCTCTATGGGTGCAAATGGTAAGTTCGCTTGTGCAACCGCAGACTGCGGTTCCGGCCAAATCACATGCAACGGCGCGGGTGCAATTCCGCCAGCAACGTTGGTGGAATTCACAATAGCGACAAACCTCGGTCAAGATTTCTTCGACATCAGTCTGGTGGATGGCTTCAATTTGCCGGTTTCAGTTACGCCAATAGGCGGATCGAGTGGCTGCCAACCAGTAGTTTGTGCGAGAAGTGTGAACCCCGTTTGTCCACCGGAGTTGGCCGTTAAAAGCCCACGTGGGTTAGTGATAGCTTGTAAGAGTGCTTGTATGGCTTTTAATACGCCGGAATATTGCTGCAGCGGCGACCATAATCGGCCGGAGACTTGCCCACCCACGAATTATTCGAAGATATTCAAGGCGCAATGCCCTCAAGCTTATAGTTATGCATATGATGATAAGACAAGTACATTTACTTGTTCTGGTGGAGCTAATTATGCTATCACATTTTGTCCTTAG
- the LOC103498634 gene encoding cationic amino acid transporter 1-like produces the protein MGQPSSDGSNGSEGIRRRFCGCGKDDFLPEESFQSWENYTKALKATPLRLFDRLTARSADHTELVEMKARSQHQMKKTLTWWDLMWFGVGAVIGAGIFVLTGLETKKHAGPAVVLSYIVSGISAMLSVFCYTEFAVEIPAAGGSFAYLRVELGDFVAFIAAGNILLEYIIGSAAVARAWTSYFATLCNHHPNDFRVHISAFPDDYNQLDPIAIVIILIIGTFALVSTKGSSRLNYVASILHVVVIVFIIIAGLTQANPKNFTPFAPYGPRGIFEASAVLFFAYVGFDAVSTLAEETKNPAKDIPIGLVGSMVITTFLYCILAVTLCLMQPYQKIDADAPFSMAFEAVGWSWAKYIVAAGAIKGMTTVLLVGSVGQARYLTHIARTHMVSPWFAKVHEKTGTPVNATAAMLAATATVAFFTSMNILSNLLSISTLFIFMLVAIGLIIRRYYSSGETTTSDRNKLLIYLVLIIGSSLATAAYWSTSDNWIGFAVTLPIWFLSTLALWLGVPQAKKPQVWGVPLVPWLPSLSIAINFFLLGSIDRASFERFGIWTGILLIYYFLFGLHASYDTAMASKTKTAETNDSV, from the exons ATGGGACAGCCGAGCAGTGATGGTAGTAATGGATCAGAAGGGATAAGAAGAAGATTCTGTGGTTGTGGGAAAGATGATTTTCTACCAGAGGAGTCCTTTCAGAGTTGGGAAAATTATACAAAAGCACTTAAGGCAACCCCGCTTCGTCTCTTCGACAGGCTCACCGCCCGATCAGCAGATCACACCGAGCTTGTTGAGATGAAGGCTCGAAGCCAGCATCAGATGAAGAAGACCCTCACATGGTGGGACCTCATGTGGTTTGGCGTAGGCGCCGTCATTGGTGCCGGTATATTCGTCCTCACCGGTCTCGAGACTAAGAAACATGCTGGCCCTGCAGTCGTCTTGTCTTACATCGTCTCTGGCATCTCCGCCATGCTTTCTGTCTTCTGCTACACTGAGTTTGCCGTTGAGATTCCGGCTGCTG GTGGATCATTTGCCTACCTAAGGGTAGAATTAGGGGACTTTGTGGCATTCATCGCTGCCGGAAATATTCTTCTCGAATACATCATCGGAAGCGCAGCCGTAGCTCGTGCATGGACGTCATACTTTGCCACCCTCTGCAACCACCATCCAAACGATTTTCGTGTCCACATATCTGCTTTCCCTGACGACTACAACCAACTCGATCCCATCGCCATTGTCATTATCCTCATCATCGGCACCTTCGCTCTAGTGAGCACCAAAGGCTCCTCCCGCCTCAACTATGTTGCCTCCATTTTGCACGTTGTTGTCATCGTCTTCATCATCATTGCTGGGCTAACTCAAGCAAACCCAAAAAACTTCACTCCCTTTGCCCCCTATGGCCCTCGTGGCATCTTCGAGGCTTCCGCCGTCTTGTTCTTTGCATACGTCGGGTTCGATGCGGTGTCGACATTGGCAGAAGAGACTAAGAACCCAGCTAAAGATATCCCCATAGGACTTGTTGGATCCATGGTGATCACCACCTTTCTATATTGCATTCTTGCTGTTACGCTTTGCCTCATGCAACCGTACCAAAAAATTGATGCAGATGCACCGTTTTCTATGGCTTTCGAGGCTGTCGGTTGGAGTTGGGCTAAGTACATTGTCGCTGCTGGTGCTATTAAAGGCATGACAACTGTGTTGTTGGTCGGTTCTGTTGGTCAAGCTCGGTATCTCACACACATTGCTAGAACCCACATGGTGTCTCCATGGTTTGCCAAAGTCCATGAGAAAACTG GAACTCCTGTAAACGCAACAGCAGCAATGCTCGCTGCAACAGCGACAGTCGCTTTCTTCACATCAATGAATATTCTCTCAAACCTTCTCTCAATCTCCACCCTCTTCATCTTCATGTTAGTAGCCATAGGCCTTATCATCCGACGCTACTACAGCAGCGGCGAAACCACAACGTCAGACCGAAACAAGCTCTTAATATACCTAGTTTTGATAATCGGATCTTCATTAGCAACCGCCGCATATTGGAGCACAAGCGACAATTGGATCGGCTTTGCCGTGACCCTACCAATATGGTTCTTATCAACTCTAGCTCTATGGCTCGGCGTCCCACAGGCAAAGAAGCCGCAAGTGTGGGGCGTGCCATTGGTCCCATGGTTACCTTCATTGTCCATTGCCATTAACTTTTTCCTTCTTGGGTCCATTGATAGAGCTTCATTTGAAAGGTTTGGGATATGGACTGGGATTCTCTTGATTTACTATTTCTTATTTGGATTGCATGCTTCTTATGACACTGCCATGGCCTCCAAGACCAAAACAGCAGAAACTAATGACAGTGTgtga